The DNA region CAAGGAGTAGCGATAGCTGCTGCCATGCAAGCATCTCTTTCTGTAACTGAATATTCTCCTCGGAAAGTCAAACAAGCCGTGACTGGTAATGGTAATGCCAACAAGGAACAAGTATGGCGTATGCTAAAAGATGTGTTGAAATTGACCGAAGACCAACCGCAGTTTTTGGATGCATCGGATGCTTTAGCCGTCGCACTTTGTCATTTTTATGAAACATCATCACCTTTGGCAGGATTGAAAAAAGGTAAAAATGGTTGGGCCGATTTCATCGCCCAAAATCCAGATCGGATTGTGAAAAAATAAATTAAAACGGATATCCGATCGCAATATTCCATATCCAATTGCTCTGTATCCAACTCCAATTCCACTTTTTCATTTTCCACTGAAAATCATTGGATTCTGTATCTGGTCCACGCATAGGCAAACCAACATCTATTCTTAATACCAATACATTCATATTAAAGCGCAAACCTGCGCCTGTACCGATGGCTAATTGTTTGTAGAATTGATTGGAAAATTTACCGCCTGGACGTGTAGGATCATTACGCACTAACCAAGTATTACCTGCATCCACAAATAAAGCTCCATCCACTATGGAAAATAAATTGCGACGTAACTCGGCATTCATTTCTATTTTCATATCCCCCGGTTGATCACCCAAAAAGTACACCGCATTTTTCGGATTTCCAGCATAATACCCACCAGGACCTAAGGAACGTGAACTATATGCGCGAACATCATTGGGACCACCAACGAAGAAACTTTTTACAAATGGCATGGACGTACTATTGCCCCATGCATATCCCAATCCAAATAGAGCACGCGTAGCCAATGTCGTTTTTCTCGTCAATTTGAGATAATCTCTAAAGTCAAATTCGCCTCGGATATATTGGGAAAAGGGAGAATTGAAAATCGTTTTTTCTTTTCCTTTATTGACATTGGCGCCTGTAAGGATTCCAAGTAAGTTACCCGAAACATCAAAATTTGCATTGAAATAAATATTGTTCTTTTTACGAGCACTTCCTGAAGCATTAAGAGAAGAATAGTTGTAATTATAATTGGAACCAATTATAAATTGACGCTCAATACTCCTAAATAATACAATATTTGTATCTAATGCTAATTGAAATCCTGGTGATATATTGGTAGGTCTTACAAACGTAAAAGAGAGTACATTTAATTGATGACTCTTCGTCTGGGATTGATGCCAATTATAACCATAACTCAAGTTTAAAGAATTTAAAGTGTACTGATCGGTACGCGTATAAAATTCATAACTCGCTTTTATTACGGTTTGAGGTAAGAAATCTGGATTGGTATGAAATTGAAATGGAGACAATACTCTTGGTAAAGTCAAGCTCAACTCTGTTCCTACTCTTCGAATCGCACCAGAGTAATTTCCCGTATTAACTTGTTTTTCTAAACCACCATACAATCTTGCCGTAAATATCTCGGCACCTCGGAAGATGTTGCGATTGGTCCAGTTTAAGGACATTTCCCCTCCATTCGCACTATTGGATTTGGCATAACCAGAAGTTTCAAATCGAATAGATTTCTTTTGAGCTGGTGTTAAATAATAAAAAGCGTTTAACCAATAACCCGGACGTTGTGTGGTATCCGTTTCCTCAAATCTTAATTTGACAAACTTATACATACCCAAAGTTGTCAATCGATTCAAGGCAAGATTATGATTATTCAAATTATATAAATCGCCCTTTTTAAATCCTAATAAACGAGAAAATACAATTGGTTTAACAATTTTAGCAGAATCAATAATGATGTATCCACTATCCGAGGGATCGTGATTAATGTATTTAAACGTCGTATCAGTCCCCACAGTATAGTCCGCAAATACAATAATATCGTTTACTCTAAACTGCTTTTTTGCATCTTTGGGTGTGGAGTATTTCAATTTCATAGTCAAGT from Rhizosphaericola mali includes:
- the ruvC gene encoding crossover junction endodeoxyribonuclease RuvC; its protein translation is MANYDSTILAIDPGSITMGYALIAIKNKKPTLLEMGVLRLGTYKDIYIRLAKIHTRVGSLISEFKPDSFAIEAPFFGKNVQSMLKLGRAQGVAIAAAMQASLSVTEYSPRKVKQAVTGNGNANKEQVWRMLKDVLKLTEDQPQFLDASDALAVALCHFYETSSPLAGLKKGKNGWADFIAQNPDRIVKK
- the tamL gene encoding translocation and assembly module lipoprotein TamL; this encodes MIVFLASCSATKGLEKGQQLYMGATIHLHKQSDSSKVVNDELSEELQGLLRPEPNSFAPKLWIYNWGGPSSKKGFFRNLFHKIGSPPVVTSYGAIEKNREILQNRLENRGYFRDTVTVDTTVKGKRLYVQFDAYLDSQYHIRNSVYQFDTVTALGKTASRLTRRWGARDKGQAYSLDQILGQRTRLDAWLKQRGFYYFNPDYLITLADTTIGSHQVDLTMKLKYSTPKDAKKQFRVNDIIVFADYTVGTDTTFKYINHDPSDSGYIIIDSAKIVKPIVFSRLLGFKKGDLYNLNNHNLALNRLTTLGMYKFVKLRFEETDTTQRPGYWLNAFYYLTPAQKKSIRFETSGYAKSNSANGGEMSLNWTNRNIFRGAEIFTARLYGGLEKQVNTGNYSGAIRRVGTELSLTLPRVLSPFQFHTNPDFLPQTVIKASYEFYTRTDQYTLNSLNLSYGYNWHQSQTKSHQLNVLSFTFVRPTNISPGFQLALDTNIVLFRSIERQFIIGSNYNYNYSSLNASGSARKKNNIYFNANFDVSGNLLGILTGANVNKGKEKTIFNSPFSQYIRGEFDFRDYLKLTRKTTLATRALFGLGYAWGNSTSMPFVKSFFVGGPNDVRAYSSRSLGPGGYYAGNPKNAVYFLGDQPGDMKIEMNAELRRNLFSIVDGALFVDAGNTWLVRNDPTRPGGKFSNQFYKQLAIGTGAGLRFNMNVLVLRIDVGLPMRGPDTESNDFQWKMKKWNWSWIQSNWIWNIAIGYPF